In the genome of Mucisphaera calidilacus, one region contains:
- a CDS encoding tyrosine-type recombinase/integrase, whose product MTLDELIRGYLDHADQYYRRGDGTPTRHAKNLEIALRPLRSDLRADRFNLASFRMYRDKLLERGLQRSTVNQWCGWVRGCFRWAAQRELIPAEVAHQLKLMEPLRFGRTSCRERTISKLVGREVVHHLARICPQPVASMVMVQWLCGMRPGEVCAMRFDQLQKIEGWTVYIPEHHKTQHYGKTRTIVIPLCAREFMPKDGEGYVFMKPRRPAGPYTTNTYAQVMRRACKKQGIDVVTPGQLRRSAATIARRVAGKEAAQRLLGHTSGDMTEHYYDLELIDAIESMEQLVTAGWGRESAEVLASRG is encoded by the coding sequence ATGACGCTCGATGAGCTGATCCGGGGATATCTGGATCATGCTGACCAGTACTATCGGCGTGGTGACGGGACTCCTACGAGGCATGCCAAGAACCTCGAAATCGCCCTACGTCCACTCAGATCGGATCTGAGGGCCGACAGATTCAACCTGGCATCCTTCCGCATGTACCGCGACAAGCTCTTAGAACGCGGCCTTCAGCGATCTACGGTGAATCAGTGGTGCGGGTGGGTCCGTGGGTGTTTCCGGTGGGCGGCACAACGAGAGCTCATCCCGGCTGAGGTAGCTCATCAACTCAAGCTCATGGAACCGCTGAGATTCGGACGAACCAGCTGCAGAGAGCGGACGATTTCAAAGCTCGTTGGTCGAGAAGTAGTCCACCACCTGGCCAGAATCTGTCCGCAACCGGTGGCGTCGATGGTGATGGTTCAGTGGCTCTGTGGCATGCGACCAGGTGAAGTCTGCGCGATGCGATTCGATCAGCTGCAAAAAATCGAGGGATGGACGGTCTACATCCCGGAGCACCACAAGACCCAGCACTACGGGAAAACCCGAACCATCGTAATACCATTATGTGCAAGAGAATTCATGCCAAAAGACGGAGAGGGGTATGTCTTCATGAAGCCTCGCCGGCCAGCTGGACCCTACACGACCAACACGTACGCCCAGGTCATGCGCAGAGCCTGTAAAAAGCAGGGAATCGACGTGGTCACACCGGGACAGCTGCGAAGATCAGCAGCAACGATAGCGAGAAGGGTGGCCGGTAAAGAGGCTGCACAGAGATTGCTCGGCCACACCAGCGGCGACATGACAGAGCACTACTACGATCTCGAGCTGATCGACGCCATCGAGAGCATGGAGCAGCTTGTGACGGCTGGGTGGGGTAGAGAAAGCGCCGAGGTTCTTGCTTCCCGGGGATGA
- a CDS encoding type II secretion system protein GspD produces MGHLARCLAYEGITVILDDESRGLEFSGKFTNTPIDRILSAMAERCGGGGVVAQRDGYVYVGKPTEGDYDVAVFAVPSGDATDWIDVYSLAGSERVRANGIGDLIVVRDTAETITRVRRFHEAVSGCRREYHIELVMVELTDSQTRSLGIDMALSGDQLLQWDGQLDPLTGTFTSSLQATLSGILFGDSQATQGLNAEQVTLHLVEGDEATLEAGDEINVRQRVASPEGTVTDVDTQVFQTGLQIKVRAHSVDAGKARLDIEPELSSVREFVDGLPTIATRRIKSQVYLGNGGVAVLGGFHSSTTQSGGPRLPGTTIASGIDEREDDRRFFIFVRLRFEDEEEDEEIEDEADEDMADEDEADEDIDDEEDDEAADHDPADEDDADLDDDDWEDLED; encoded by the coding sequence ATGGGGCATCTGGCTCGATGCCTGGCATATGAGGGCATCACCGTCATCCTCGATGACGAGAGCCGAGGACTCGAGTTCTCAGGCAAGTTCACGAACACACCGATCGACCGGATCCTTTCGGCAATGGCGGAGCGGTGCGGCGGCGGTGGCGTGGTGGCCCAACGTGACGGGTACGTCTATGTCGGGAAGCCGACAGAGGGAGACTACGACGTCGCGGTCTTCGCGGTGCCATCGGGAGACGCGACGGACTGGATCGACGTCTATTCACTTGCGGGCTCGGAGCGAGTCCGGGCCAACGGCATAGGAGATCTCATAGTGGTGAGGGACACAGCAGAAACCATTACACGAGTCCGGCGGTTTCACGAGGCGGTATCGGGCTGCCGGCGTGAATATCACATTGAGCTCGTCATGGTCGAGCTCACCGACTCGCAGACGCGATCGCTTGGAATCGACATGGCCCTGTCCGGGGACCAGCTACTTCAATGGGACGGACAGCTGGACCCGCTGACAGGCACCTTTACGAGTTCCCTGCAGGCGACGCTGTCGGGCATCCTCTTTGGAGACTCGCAGGCGACGCAGGGACTCAATGCCGAACAGGTGACGCTGCACCTGGTCGAGGGCGACGAGGCGACGCTGGAAGCGGGCGACGAGATTAACGTTCGCCAACGCGTGGCTTCGCCAGAGGGCACCGTTACCGATGTGGATACCCAGGTCTTCCAGACGGGCCTACAGATCAAGGTGCGAGCTCACAGTGTCGACGCTGGCAAGGCACGTCTGGATATCGAGCCGGAGTTGTCGAGCGTGCGGGAGTTCGTTGACGGCCTGCCGACGATCGCAACGAGACGGATCAAGTCCCAGGTCTACCTGGGGAATGGCGGCGTAGCGGTACTCGGTGGTTTCCATTCATCGACGACCCAGAGCGGCGGGCCACGTCTGCCTGGCACTACAATTGCAAGCGGCATCGATGAGCGTGAGGACGATAGGCGGTTTTTCATCTTCGTGAGACTCAGGTTCGAAGATGAAGAAGAAGATGAAGAGATCGAGGACGAGGCAGACGAGGACATGGCCGACGAGGACGAGGCGGACGAAGATATCGACGACGAAGAGGACGACGAGGCGGCCGACCACGACCCTGCCGATGAAGATGATGCCGATCTGGACGACGACGACTGGGAAGATCTGGAAGATTGA
- a CDS encoding zonular occludens toxin domain-containing protein, whose amino-acid sequence MSDLRHGIDIWQGAPGSGKSYGAVDLMVRAVLRQRRPVYTNLPLKMRVLRQYLLIKSGDEKLTRYVHSIDRNHFYRFMKRNESFAEYKEKLQAQGIGHGEIERRFQMEQGEHVYEGPDAQWFYPGSVFILDEFHRWADQRLQKDEDPAFLTYATMHRHHIHWIILLTQDRMQVSIPWRRNMATLIHCSDKRRLPFLFGLKLPLAAFAYEEYPGEMVKDGQKLAQVQPINTDVLIPALNKGTIFRCYDSYTHMGGRRRLENKLNQVREQVEGEPVKKQDNVGGTPTKKRGRWKRWSLAAAACVACAVVSPVITGGCSETEKPQVKQTRPVTSGERFAVQTKQKKEKEQEYKAPLVTVVGAGYVVADGKVTRVGQTIGQFTLLGISDYDGETLWNIRDLDVPVPLGLPVIVTGADLQQATAAKWAADQAAGDRRRDESGSTAEAGAGRDQAGSAEAEAGESHSRGTDGASGSMPGI is encoded by the coding sequence ATGAGCGACCTGCGGCACGGCATCGACATATGGCAAGGGGCTCCGGGAAGCGGGAAGTCTTACGGTGCGGTCGACCTGATGGTTCGGGCAGTGCTGAGACAACGCAGGCCGGTCTACACGAATCTACCGCTCAAGATGCGAGTCTTGAGGCAGTATCTGCTCATCAAGTCCGGCGACGAGAAGCTCACACGATACGTCCACAGCATCGATCGCAACCACTTCTATCGGTTCATGAAAAGGAACGAATCTTTCGCCGAGTACAAGGAGAAGTTGCAAGCTCAGGGTATAGGACACGGTGAGATTGAGCGTCGATTCCAGATGGAGCAAGGGGAGCACGTCTACGAGGGGCCGGATGCACAGTGGTTCTATCCGGGTTCGGTCTTCATCCTCGACGAGTTTCATCGATGGGCGGATCAGCGTCTCCAGAAGGACGAAGACCCCGCGTTCCTGACTTACGCCACGATGCATCGTCATCACATCCATTGGATCATCCTCCTGACTCAGGATCGCATGCAGGTGTCAATCCCTTGGCGGCGGAACATGGCGACGCTGATTCACTGCAGCGACAAACGGCGATTGCCGTTCTTGTTCGGGCTCAAGCTGCCTCTGGCGGCCTTCGCATACGAGGAATATCCGGGAGAGATGGTCAAAGACGGGCAGAAGCTGGCTCAGGTTCAGCCGATCAACACCGATGTCCTTATTCCGGCACTGAACAAGGGAACGATATTCCGCTGTTATGACTCGTATACACACATGGGCGGCCGTAGAAGATTGGAGAACAAGTTGAATCAGGTACGCGAACAAGTCGAAGGTGAACCAGTCAAAAAGCAAGATAACGTAGGCGGGACTCCAACAAAGAAGAGGGGACGATGGAAGAGGTGGTCATTAGCGGCGGCGGCATGCGTAGCGTGTGCAGTCGTGTCACCAGTCATTACTGGAGGATGCAGTGAGACTGAAAAGCCCCAGGTGAAGCAGACGAGGCCGGTGACGAGCGGCGAGAGGTTCGCGGTCCAGACGAAGCAAAAGAAAGAAAAAGAGCAAGAGTACAAAGCACCCTTGGTAACCGTGGTCGGCGCCGGGTACGTGGTGGCCGACGGCAAGGTCACGAGGGTCGGACAGACGATCGGTCAATTTACACTACTTGGAATTAGCGACTATGACGGTGAAACGCTCTGGAACATACGTGATCTTGATGTGCCTGTGCCTCTCGGGTTGCCTGTCATCGTCACAGGTGCCGATCTACAACAAGCCACAGCCGCAAAGTGGGCAGCCGATCAAGCTGCCGGTGATCGCAGACGCGACGAATCAGGAAGCACTGCAGAGGCTGGAGCCGGAAGAGATCAAGCCGGATCCGCTGAGGCAGAAGCGGGTGAGTCTCACAGTCGAGGGACCGATGGGGCATCTGGCTCGATGCCTGGCATATGA